CACGGGCCGCATTCCGTACTGGGGCTACCACCTCGACGAGAACCGCCGCGCTACGCACGTGGTCGAACTCGATGTCGAAGTCGAATCGGTGCAGGACTGGGGCTTGCTCGGCTACTACATCGGCGAGCACGTGCAGGAGCGCGTGCCGGTGGTGCACAGCAAGCGCGGCATCGGCCGCGTGCCCAACCTGCCGCGGCTCAAGCACTTTGGCGCGGCGGCTTCGTCGTCGGGCGGCGTGGAGATGTACCACATCGCCGGCATCACGCCCGAGGCTCTGACGCTCGAGCAGGCGCTGGGCGGACGCGCGCCGGTGGAGGTGCTGCGCTACGGCGAGGCCGAGCGCCGCGCCACCTACGAGAAGATCAACGCCACGGGCAAGGACGCCGAGGTGCAGTACGTGATGCTGGGCTGCCCGCACTACACCATCGAGCAGATCTGGGAGGCCGCGCAGCTCATCGAGGGCCGCAAGGTGCACCCGGACTGCGAGCTCTGGATCTTCACGCCGCGCGCCATCAAGTCGCTGGCCGACCGCAACGGCTACACGAAGATCATCGAGGACGCGGGCGGCATCCTCATGACCGACAGCTGCTCCGCCATGAGCCGCGCCGTGCCCAAGGGCACCAGGACCGTGGCGCTCGATTCGGCCAAGCAGGCGCACTACCTGCCCGCCATCCTCGGCGTGCAGGCGTGGTTCGGCAGCACGGCGGAATGCGTCGATGCGGCGTGCACGGGGCGGTGGAATGGAGGCATGCAATGAGGCTCGCCCCCCAGTCTTCGCGCACTTCGTGTCGCTTCGCCAACCCCCCTACCGGGGGGCAACACCAGCGGCCCGGCAAAGCCGGTTCCGCGGTGTTCCACGATGAGATCCCGCAAGAATGAGCGCGACCATGCACAACATATTTCCTTTGGTCATCCGCGGCCGCAAGGTCGTCGGCGGCATTGCCGAAGGCGAAGCACTGGTCACGCGCGACCGCATCTCGGGCTGGGGCGGCATCGATCCGCGCACGGGCACCGTCATCGAGACGCGGCACGAGCTGCGAGGCCAGAGCTTCGCGGGCAAGGTGCTGGTGTTTCCGGGGGCCAAGGGCTCGTCGGG
This genomic window from Variovorax paradoxus contains:
- a CDS encoding aconitase X catalytic domain-containing protein — encoded protein: MHLSDEEKAMYDGRDGPAVQKAMDLLMRYGEALGAERLVETRNVCATITSTTPFQRDFALAKGGGMDAVFSEFSLDSQETVEIPKFKVFTSHLQLGFDPGQPERMGVSEEIVQFYNKSERHAAGLGAQIMNTCTPYQVGNIPTRGEHCAWMESSAVVYCNSVLGARTNTEGRESTGAAMLTGRIPYWGYHLDENRRATHVVELDVEVESVQDWGLLGYYIGEHVQERVPVVHSKRGIGRVPNLPRLKHFGAAASSSGGVEMYHIAGITPEALTLEQALGGRAPVEVLRYGEAERRATYEKINATGKDAEVQYVMLGCPHYTIEQIWEAAQLIEGRKVHPDCELWIFTPRAIKSLADRNGYTKIIEDAGGILMTDSCSAMSRAVPKGTRTVALDSAKQAHYLPAILGVQAWFGSTAECVDAACTGRWNGGMQ